The Microcystis aeruginosa NIES-843 sequence CTGTCGCCACGAAAACCCTAAAGATATTGTATCCTGTGAACGCTGCGGTCAGTCATTAAAGTTAGGCGCTCGCTATCGAGGATTGAGAGAAATTGGGTCTGGGGGGTTTGGCATCACCTATTTAGGTATAGATGAAAGCGAAACTAATCACCCTCCCTGTGCGATTAAACAATTTTCCCCCCATAGGACTAATGATGCTCAGGTATCCTCTGGCCTCTTCCGTCGAGAAGCCCAAAGTTTACAGGTGCTTAACCATCCCCAAATCCCCAAATTTTTGGCATATTTTTATATAGATGAACAACAGTATCTTATCCAAGAGTTCATTCCAGGAGAAACCTTAGAACAAGAATTAGCAGCAAGGGGGGTATTTGGAGAAAGCCAAATCCGAGATATACTCAATCAAATTTTACCGATTTTACAATATCTACACGCTAAAAACCTAATTCATCGGGATGTTAAACCCGCTAATATTATCAGTAGAACAAGCGATAAACGTCTCTTTTTAGTAGATTTTGGGGCGACTAAACTCCACACGGGAACTAACCTGGCTAAAACGGGAACTAGCATCGGAACTGCGGAATTTGTCGCCCCAGAACAATTACGAGGAAAAGCGGTTTTTGCTAGTGACCTCTATAGTTTAGGTGTAACCTGTATTTATTTATTAACTAATACATCACCGTTTAATTTAGTGGATGGTGATAATAATTGGGTATGGCGAGACTGGCTTGGGGAAAATACGGTTAGTTCTCAATTAGCGGAAGTTTTAGATGGTCTAATTG is a genomic window containing:
- a CDS encoding serine/threonine-protein kinase — protein: MSLCFNPTCRHENPKDIVSCERCGQSLKLGARYRGLREIGSGGFGITYLGIDESETNHPPCAIKQFSPHRTNDAQVSSGLFRREAQSLQVLNHPQIPKFLAYFYIDEQQYLIQEFIPGETLEQELAARGVFGESQIRDILNQILPILQYLHAKNLIHRDVKPANIISRTSDKRLFLVDFGATKLHTGTNLAKTGTSIGTAEFVAPEQLRGKAVFASDLYSLGVTCIYLLTNTSPFNLVDGDNNWVWRDWLGENTVSSQLAEVLDGLIAPGLSNRYTSASAALKDLNQPRKAKNVYGNYLWFGSAIAALIALFYGFKTTQESSKIEPPTSPTQPIIRPSNLEVIKLLSIYVNVQNTSYLDKGKFLEKLSGLIALPSHYFEVQVINNHGVQIAAIPRQSDSYGYVAVLWGGKMSDADTKRQQNWQPKDPTDYGTFSIPNFRKTPSNYVTRVSYCESIQTTTEPPLLSTVGDSLPLSSDELPCPQGYAFSLGIIDAIGKLAATTVPAVITPIQK